The DNA sequence GGCGTACCGGTATGGCGTCGCGGTGCGCCGGCCGGCGGCGTGCGCAGCGGCGGCGTGAACGGCTACGGCGCCCGCTGGGGGCTGCGGCCGACGCCGTCGTATGGCCACTACGCCGCGCAGAACCCGTACCGGCCGATCAGCGCCGATTCGCGCCAGGTGCCGCATCCGTCCGGCGGCGGCAACGTGCCGCTGCGCGCGGGCTCGATCCGCGCGGACGTCGCGCGCTACAACGAGGAGCGCGGCGGCCGTCCGATGCCGCCGCCGCGTGCGCAGGAAGAATCCGGCCGCTCGCCGTTTTTCTCGCCGTTCTACCGAAACTGAGCGCACCGCGGGCTCGTCCCCCGCGCTGTGATGCGAATTCGCCACAGTCGCCCACACATTTCCGCTGATTTTCCCGACGCATTGCGCTATCTTTCGCGCCCGGCACGCGCGCCGCGCGGCCGGCCGGCCGCGTGTCCGTCCCGCGCCGGGCTGCCGCGATGCGCCGCCGCGCATGTTCGCGCCGAGAAGTTAATGCCGCCGCTATACCCGCAATAAGTGCGCGCAATTTTGGTCAGATAAATCTTCCGTAAAGATGGCTGCGCCCCACACGACGCAAGCACTCGGCCCCAAAAACAACGCTCGCGCCGCTTATCGACTATCGACAAAACCTGGAGATCCCATGAAAGCATTCGCTCGCCGTGCGTCGCGCACGTCCGTCAACCTGATCGCCGCGGCCGCCTGTGTCGCTGCCGCCGCACCCGCCCATGCGCAGTCGAGCGTGTCGCTCTATGGTCAGGTCGACGAGTGGGTGGGCGCGACCAAGTTCCCGGGCAGCGATCGCGCATGGAACGTGTCGGGCGGCGGGATGTCGACGTCGTACTGGGGCCTGCACGGCGCGGAGGATCTCGGCGGCGGCTACAAGGCGATCTTCACGGTGGAGAGCTTCTTCCGGGCGCAGAACGGCCAGTTCGGCCGCTTCCAGGGCGACACGTTCTTCGCCCGCAACGCGTACGTCGGCGTCAGCTCGCCGTACGGCACGGTGACGGCGGGGCGCCTGACGACGCACCTGTTCCTGTCGACGATCCTGTTCAACCCGTTCTACGACTCGTACACGTTCTCGCCGATGGTGTACCACGTGTTCCTCGGCCTCGGCACGTTCCCGACCTATCCGAGCGACCAGGGTGCGGTCGGCGATTCGGGCTGGAACAATGCGCTGTCGTACACGTCGCCGTCGTTCGGCGGCCTGAATTTCGCGGCGATGTATGCGCTCGGCAACACGGCCGGCGACAACCGCTCGAAGAAGTGGAGCGCCCAGTTCAACTACGCGAACGGCCCGTTCGCGGCGACCGCCGTCTACCAGTACGTGAACTTCAACAACGGCCCGCAGGATCTCAGCTCGCTCGTGACCGGCCTGAAGAGCCAGGGCATCGGGCTCGTCGGCGCGACCTACGACCTGAAGTACGTGAAGCTGTTCGGCCAGTACATGTATACGAAGAACGATCAGGCAAGCGGCAGCTGGCACGTGAACACCGCGCAGGGCGGCGTCTCGGTGCCGCTCGGCGTCGGCAACGCGATGGCGTCGTACGCGTACTCGCGCGACGCCGGCGGCCTCGACCAGACGCGCCAGACCTGGGCCGTCGGCTACGATTACCCGCTGTCCAAGCGCACCGACGTCTACGCCGCGTACATGAACGACCACATCAGCGGGCTGTCGAACGGCAACACGTTCGGCGCCGGCATTCGCGCGAAGTTCTGATTCGCGCATTCGCCGCGCGCGCAGACGCTGCGCGCGCGGCCGGCATGTCGGCCTGCCCGCCCACGAACGGCGCCGCTCACCGCGGCGCCGTTTTGCGTTTGTTGACCTTTATGTTTCCTCGCCTTTGTTACCCTATTGCCAAATTGCATGATTACCTAGGAATTGCGGGCTAGTTCGATGGATACCCTCGTCAGCATGAATGTGTTTCGGTACGTCGTCGAAGTAGGCAGCTTCGTGGGCGCGGCCGAGCGCATGCAGATGTCGGCCGCGATGGCGAGCAAGCACGTGATGCATCTCGAGCAGCAGCTCGGCGCGCGGCTGCTGCATCGTACGACACGACGCGTCGCGCCGACCGAGGCGGGACGCGAATACTACGAGCGCCTCGTGCAGGCGCTGTCGGAACTCGACGAGGCAGGGCAGGCGGTGGGCGCCGCGAGCGTCGTGCCGCAGGGGCGGTTGCGCGTGACGTCGCTGTCGGCGTTCGGCTTGCGGCACGTGATGCAGGCCGTCACCGACTATGCGGGCCGGTTCCCGGACGTGACCGTCGACATGACGCTGTCCGACCGTGTCGTCGATCTGATCGAGGAAGGCTATGACGTCGCGGTGCGCGCGGCGCCGAATGGGTTGAAGTCGTCGTCGCTGGTCGCGCGGCAGATCGCGACCGCGCACATTCTGCTGGTGGCGTCGCCGGATTATCTGGAGCGGCGCGGCACGCCGCAGACGATCGCCGATCTCGCGTACCACAACTATCTGCGGCGCGAGTCGAGCGCCTCGGCGCTCGATGCGCTGGTGATCGACGCGGCCGCCGCGTCGCGCGTGAACCTGAACGGCAACCTGATCGTGAACCATCTCGAAGGGCTGCGCGCGGCCGTGCTCGCGGGCGCGGGCATCGCGCTGCTGGGCACCGAGGTGGTCGGCGACGACATCGAATCCGGCCGGCTCGTGCCGCTGCTGCTCGACGCGGTGCCGCCGCACGAGGCGCCGATCTATGCGGTGTACGCGAGCCGCCGTCACGTGTCGGCGAAGGTGCGCTCGTTCGTCGATTTCCTCGCCGCGCGCTTCGAAGGGCAGTCGCTGTGCCCGTCGATCGAGGCGCGGCTGCGCGTGCTGCCGATCACGCGAATCAAGCGAGCTTGACTGGGTTTGCACGCGAGCGTGCGTCGATGAAGAAAGCGCGAACCGTAACTGGGTTCGCGCTTTTTTTATTGCGGCGCGGTTGACGCCAGTGACGCGACGCGCTCGCGGTGCGTGCGACTTGCAGTGGTCCGCGTGATGGCGCACCCGCAACGTCTGCGTGACATCCGCGCGACCTCCGCGCGACGCACACGCGGCGCCCGCGCCGCGCGTATCCGTCAGCGTGCGATGCCGAGCCGCGCCTTCGCGTCGTCGTACTCGCGTTTCAGCCGCTCGACGAGCTCGCCGACGCTCGGCAGGTCGTCCATCAGGCCGACGCCCTGGCCGGCGCCCCAGATGTCCTTCCACGCCTTGGCCTTGTCGTTGCCGAAATTCATCTTCGACTTGTCCGATTCCGGCAGCGCGTCCGGATCGAGGCCGGCTCGCTCGATGCTCTCGCGGATGTAGTTGCCGTGCACGCCGGTGAACAGGTTCGTATAGACGATGTCCGACGATTTCGCGTTGAGGATCGCGTGCTTGTACTCGTCGACCGCGTGCGCTTCCTGCGTCGCGATGAAGCGCGTGCCCATGTACGCGAGATCCGCGCCCATCGCCTGCGCGGCGAGGATCGAGCCGCCGTTCGCGATCGCACCCGACAGCACGATCGGCCCGTCGAACATCCTGCGCACTTCGCCGACGAGCGCGAACGGCGACGTCGTGCCCGCATGGCCGCCGGCGCCGGCCGCGACCAGAATCAGCCCGTCGACGCCTGCTTCCAGCGCCTTCTGCGCGTGGCGCAGGTTGATCACGTCGTGCAGCACGATGCCGCCGTAGCTGTGTACCGCGTCGACGATCTCGCGCGCCGGCGCGCGCAGGCTCGTGATGAAGATCGGCACCTTGTGTTCGACGCACACGCGCACGTCGTGCTCGAGCCGTTCGTTGGACTGGTGGACGATCTGGTTCACCGCGATCGGGCCGATCACCGCATCCGGGTGCTGCGCCTTGTGGTCGGCCAGCGCCGACTGGATCTGCGTGAGCCACTCGTCGAGCAGTTCCGCCGGGCGCGCATTGAGCGCGGGGAACGATCCGACGATCCCCGCCTTGCATTGCGCGAGCACGAGTTCGGGATAGCTGACGATGAACATCGGCGACGCGATGACGGGCAGCGTCAGATTCTGCAGGACAGCGGGCAATGCCATGTGATTGTCTCCAGTCTCGAGGGCGGCCGGGTCGTGTGCGTGCCGACGCCGGCATCGGTGCTTGCAGTCGAACGAAAGTTCGAGTGTAGCTGCGCAGCGGCGCGTCCGTATTGATACGAACGATCGTGCGATTCTACGCGAGCTTAGCAAAGCGCACGGCGTGCCGACAATCGAGGGAGTGTTCTGTCTCTACGCATTCGGCTGTTGATTGCGCGCAGCGATGTGCCAAGCCTCCTACAATACCGGCCAATAACAAACCGACGAGAAACAAACCATGTCGTTCGACGCGTTCGCACCGTTTCGCGTGACGGTGCAGGACACCGACATCTTCGGTGTCAAAGGAGGCGCGGGGCCGCCGCTTCTGCTGCTGCACGGTCACCCGCAAACCCACATGATCTGGCATCGCGTCGCCGCGACGCTCGCTCGTCATTTCACGGTGATCGCCACCGACTTGCGCGGCTACGGCGCGTCCGGCAAGCCGCCGAGCGATGCGCAGCATGCGCCGTATTCGAAGCGCGCGATGGCCGCCGATCAGCTCGCGGTGATGCGCCATTTCGGCTTCACGCAATTTCACGTGTGCGCACACGATCGCGGCGCGCGCGTCGCGCATCGGCTCGCGCTCGATCATCCGGCGGCCGTCGAGCGGATGATGCTGCTCGACATCGCGCCGACGCTCGCGATGTACGAGCAGACCGACCGCGCGTTCGCGACCGCGTATTTCCACTGGTTCTTCCTGATCCAGCCGGAGCCGCTGCCCGAAACGCTGATCGAAGGCCGCACCGACGCGTACATCGAGCGCGTGATGGGCAATCGCTCGGCCGGACTCGCGCCGTTTGCGCCGCAGGCGCTCGACGCCTATCGCGCGGCGCTCGCGCAGCCTGGCGCCGTGCATGCGATGTGCGAGGACTACCGCGCCTCGGCGACGATCGATCTCGAACACGATCGTGCTGACCTCGAGCGCGGCAACAAGGTCGCGTGCCCGCTGCGCGTGCTGTGGGGCGCGAACGGGACCGTCGCACGGTGCTTCGATCCGCTGGAAGAATGGCGGCGCGTCGCGCGCGACGTCAGCGGCCGCGCGCTCGACTGCGGCCACTACATTCCGGAAGAAGCGCCCACGGCGCTGATCGACGAACTGCTGGCGTTCTTCGACGCGCGCGACGCGGCTGCTTGAGCGGCAGTACAAGCGGCAGTATGCGCGCCCGGCGCGCTCGCATTGGTCACGCGCGCTGGCGCTGAGTGGCGCCGAGTGGTACGTAGTCGCTTTCAGTGCCCGTCAGCGTCGCCCCGCGTCGTCGTCGACGAGCGGCGGCAGGCGGCGCGGCACGGGCGTCGATTTGACGATCGCCGTGCTCGTTTCGGCGCGCTCCGTCACTTTCGACAGGATGTCGTCGAGATGCTCGATCGTGCGCAGGTACAGCCGGCAGATGAAGCAGTCCTCGCCGGTGACCTTGTCGCATTCGACGAATTCAGGAATGCGCCGCAGCACGTCTTCGACGAGATGCAGTTGTCCCGGCAACGGCTTCACGCGCACGATCGCCTGCAGCGTGTAGCCGAGCGCGCGCGGATCGAGCTCGACGGTGAAGCCGGCGATCACGCCCTGCGCTTCGAGCCGCCGCACGCGATCGGCGGTCGCGGGCGCCGACAGCCCGATCTGCCGCGCCAGTTCGCTGGTCGCGATGCGCGCATCGTCGGCGAGCGCGGCGACGATCGCGCGGTCGGTCGCGTCCAGCGATACCGCGGCCGGCGGTGAAAGGCGTTTCGACATGATCGCTTTGGTTTCGAAGGTGAATCGGCGGTTTCGCTTCAGTCTAGCCGTGGATGCACGGAAAGCAAGCTCCTAGAATCGAAGTCATCTTCCCTCGCCACCGGAGCCCACGATGGTCTCGAACGAAATCCGCCGCGGCGCCGCCGAGATGCTGGTCGCGATGCTGATGTCCGGCACGATCGGCTGGCTCGTGATGTCGTCGCAGCAGCCGCTGTCCAACGTCGTGTTCTTTCGCTGCGTGTTCGGCGCGGCGACGCTCGCGATCGTCTGCGCGGCGCTCGGGATGCTGCGCCGCGCGCTGTTCTCGCCGCGCATGCTCGCGCTCGCGGCGTTCGGCAGCCTCGCGATCGTCGCGAACTGGCTGCTGCTGTTCGCCGCGTATTCGCGCGCGTCGATCTCGATGGCGACCGCCGTCTACAACACGCAGCCGTTCATGCTCGTCGCGCTCGGCGCAATCGTGTTCCGCGAGCGGATCGGCGCGTCGACGCTCGCGTGGCTCGCGGTCGCGTTCATCGGCCTCGTCTGCGTGGTGCGCGTCGAGCCGGCGGTGCTCGCGGTGCCCGGCGAATATCTCGAAGGCGTCGCGCTGTCGCTCGGCGCGGCGTTCCTGTACGCGCTGTCGTCGATCGTCACGAAGCATCTGAAGGGCACGCCACCGCATCTGCTCGCGCTGCTGCAGGTCGGCCTCGGCGTCGTGCTGCTCGCGCCGTTCGCGCAGTTCGGCACGTTGCCGGCGACGGCCGCGCAGTGGCTCGATCTCGTCGTGCTCGGCGTGATGAACACGGGTGTGATGTATGTGCTGTTGTACGGCGCGATCCAGAAGCTGCCGGTCGCGATGACGGGCGCGCTGTCGTTCGTCTATCCGGTCGTCGCGATCATCGTCGATCGCATCGCGTACGGGCAGACGCTCGCGTGGACGCAGGCGCTCGGCGCGCTGCTGATCCTCGTCGCGGCGGCCGGCGTGAACCTCGGCTGGCGCATCGTGCCGGCGCGCCGCGCGGCGCCCGGCAACTGAGACGGTCGCGCGCTCCGGCTTGCCGTCAGGGCTCGCGGCCGGGATTTGCTGCAATGGCTTGCCGGCGACGGCAGATGCCCAACGCCCGATGCCCGCCGTTCGACACCCCAAGCCCCAACCCCAAGCCCGATCCGCGCCCCCCGCTCACTCCCCCACGCCACTGTAAGAAGTTGTAGGGAAACACCCGATGCGATGCAGCACGGTCGCTCGTATGATGCGGGCTGTGACGTTGATCACGTTCACAGGATTCCGATCTCATGCCGTTCGCCACGCAGGCCGAACGGCATTTTTTTATGCGCCGCTGCGTGCGATCAGCCGTCGGCGCGCATCGAGGCGCGCGAGCAGCGCGCGTCGCGCGTCGTCGTCCGACGCGCGCCATCCCTTGATTTCGTCGCGGGTGCGCAGGCAGCCCGCGCACCAGTCGGTGCGCGGATCGATCCTGCAGACGTCGGTGCACGGCGAGGTCACCGTGCCGACCGGTACCGGCGTGTCGCTCATGCGTCGTTGCGCAGCGCGACGTCGGCGACCGGCGCGCCCGTCAGCGCGACGAGTTCCTGCGGCGACAGGTTGAACACCGCGTGCGGATGGCCGGCGGCCGCCCACAGGCTGTCGAGCGCGAGGAGATCCGCATCGATCAGCGTGACCGGTTCGACGAGATGGCCGATCGGACAGACGCCGCCGATCGCATAGCCGGTGTTGTCGCGCACGAACTTCGCGTCCGCGCGACCGACCGCGCCGACCTGCGCCGCGACCTTCTTCTCGTCGACGCGGTTCGCGCCGCTCGCGACGACCAGCACCGGCAGCCCGTCCGATTCGCGGCGAAACAGGATCGACTTCGCGATCTGCGCGACCGCGCAGCCGAGCCCGGCCGCGGCTTCGGCGGAGGTCTTGCCGGTTTCGGCGAGCATCACGATGTCTTTCGCATGCCCGCGTTCGCGCAGCAGCAGCGCGACGCGGCGCGCGGAATCGGGGAGGGTGTCGAACGGAGTGGGTGTCGTCATGGGTGAGTCCGGAAGTGTGAGGCTCAGGTGCAGCTCGGCGCGTCGGCGGCGCTCTGCGCGCGGGCGAGCAGTGCGCGACCGGCGCGCGATGCGTTCGCGCGGCCGATCGCGGTGGAGATGAAGTCGCCGGCGGCGACCACCTGCGCGAGGTCGATGCCGGTGTCGATGCCGAGGCCCTGCATCAGGTACAGCACGTCTTCGGTCGCGACGTTGCCGGTCGCGCCCTTCGCGTACGGGCAGCCGCCGAGGCCGGCCACCGACGCGTGGAAGATCTCGATGCCTTCGAACAGCGCCGCATAGATGTTCGCGAGCGCCTGGCCGTAGGTGTCGTGGAAGTGACCCGACAGCCGCTCGCGCGGGAACACGCGCGTGACGGCCGCGAGCACCTCGCGCGTGCGCTTCGGCGTGCCGACGCCGATCGTGTCGGCGATGTCGATCTCGTCGCAGCCGAGCGCGGCGAAGCGCTCCACCACGTCGACCACCGAGGCGACCGGCACGTCGCCCTGGTACGGGCAGCCGAGCGCGCAGGACACGCTGCCGCGCAGCCGCAGGCCGGCGTCCTTCGCCGCCTGCGCGACCGGCTCGAAGCGCGCGATGCTTTCCGCGATGCTGCAGTTGATATTGCGCTGCGAGAACGCCTCGCTCGCCGCGCCGAAGATCACCACTTCGTCGGCGCGCGCGGCGAGCGCGTTCTCGAAGCCCTTCAGGTTCGGCGTGAGCACGGAATACACGGTGCCCGCGCGACGCTCGATACCGGCCATCACGTCGGCGCCGTCGGCCATCTGCGGCACCCACTTCGGCGACACGAACGATGCGGACTCGACGTTGCGGAAGCCGGCGCGCGACAGCCGGTCGACGAGCGCGATCTTCACGTCGGTCGGCACGAAGGCCTTCTCGTTCTGCAGCCCGTCGCGCGGGCCGACTTCGA is a window from the Burkholderia vietnamiensis LMG 10929 genome containing:
- a CDS encoding alpha/beta fold hydrolase; its protein translation is MSFDAFAPFRVTVQDTDIFGVKGGAGPPLLLLHGHPQTHMIWHRVAATLARHFTVIATDLRGYGASGKPPSDAQHAPYSKRAMAADQLAVMRHFGFTQFHVCAHDRGARVAHRLALDHPAAVERMMLLDIAPTLAMYEQTDRAFATAYFHWFFLIQPEPLPETLIEGRTDAYIERVMGNRSAGLAPFAPQALDAYRAALAQPGAVHAMCEDYRASATIDLEHDRADLERGNKVACPLRVLWGANGTVARCFDPLEEWRRVARDVSGRALDCGHYIPEEAPTALIDELLAFFDARDAAA
- a CDS encoding DUF1289 domain-containing protein: MSDTPVPVGTVTSPCTDVCRIDPRTDWCAGCLRTRDEIKGWRASDDDARRALLARLDARRRLIARSGA
- a CDS encoding YbaK/EbsC family protein; this encodes MTTPTPFDTLPDSARRVALLLRERGHAKDIVMLAETGKTSAEAAAGLGCAVAQIAKSILFRRESDGLPVLVVASGANRVDEKKVAAQVGAVGRADAKFVRDNTGYAIGGVCPIGHLVEPVTLIDADLLALDSLWAAAGHPHAVFNLSPQELVALTGAPVADVALRNDA
- a CDS encoding LysR family transcriptional regulator; this translates as MDTLVSMNVFRYVVEVGSFVGAAERMQMSAAMASKHVMHLEQQLGARLLHRTTRRVAPTEAGREYYERLVQALSELDEAGQAVGAASVVPQGRLRVTSLSAFGLRHVMQAVTDYAGRFPDVTVDMTLSDRVVDLIEEGYDVAVRAAPNGLKSSSLVARQIATAHILLVASPDYLERRGTPQTIADLAYHNYLRRESSASALDALVIDAAAASRVNLNGNLIVNHLEGLRAAVLAGAGIALLGTEVVGDDIESGRLVPLLLDAVPPHEAPIYAVYASRRHVSAKVRSFVDFLAARFEGQSLCPSIEARLRVLPITRIKRA
- a CDS encoding porin; the encoded protein is MKAFARRASRTSVNLIAAAACVAAAAPAHAQSSVSLYGQVDEWVGATKFPGSDRAWNVSGGGMSTSYWGLHGAEDLGGGYKAIFTVESFFRAQNGQFGRFQGDTFFARNAYVGVSSPYGTVTAGRLTTHLFLSTILFNPFYDSYTFSPMVYHVFLGLGTFPTYPSDQGAVGDSGWNNALSYTSPSFGGLNFAAMYALGNTAGDNRSKKWSAQFNYANGPFAATAVYQYVNFNNGPQDLSSLVTGLKSQGIGLVGATYDLKYVKLFGQYMYTKNDQASGSWHVNTAQGGVSVPLGVGNAMASYAYSRDAGGLDQTRQTWAVGYDYPLSKRTDVYAAYMNDHISGLSNGNTFGAGIRAKF
- a CDS encoding hydroxymethylglutaryl-CoA lyase; protein product: MTFPTAVKIVEVGPRDGLQNEKAFVPTDVKIALVDRLSRAGFRNVESASFVSPKWVPQMADGADVMAGIERRAGTVYSVLTPNLKGFENALAARADEVVIFGAASEAFSQRNINCSIAESIARFEPVAQAAKDAGLRLRGSVSCALGCPYQGDVPVASVVDVVERFAALGCDEIDIADTIGVGTPKRTREVLAAVTRVFPRERLSGHFHDTYGQALANIYAALFEGIEIFHASVAGLGGCPYAKGATGNVATEDVLYLMQGLGIDTGIDLAQVVAAGDFISTAIGRANASRAGRALLARAQSAADAPSCT
- a CDS encoding Lrp/AsnC family transcriptional regulator, which translates into the protein MSKRLSPPAAVSLDATDRAIVAALADDARIATSELARQIGLSAPATADRVRRLEAQGVIAGFTVELDPRALGYTLQAIVRVKPLPGQLHLVEDVLRRIPEFVECDKVTGEDCFICRLYLRTIEHLDDILSKVTERAETSTAIVKSTPVPRRLPPLVDDDAGRR
- a CDS encoding DMT family transporter, giving the protein MVSNEIRRGAAEMLVAMLMSGTIGWLVMSSQQPLSNVVFFRCVFGAATLAIVCAALGMLRRALFSPRMLALAAFGSLAIVANWLLLFAAYSRASISMATAVYNTQPFMLVALGAIVFRERIGASTLAWLAVAFIGLVCVVRVEPAVLAVPGEYLEGVALSLGAAFLYALSSIVTKHLKGTPPHLLALLQVGLGVVLLAPFAQFGTLPATAAQWLDLVVLGVMNTGVMYVLLYGAIQKLPVAMTGALSFVYPVVAIIVDRIAYGQTLAWTQALGALLILVAAAGVNLGWRIVPARRAAPGN
- a CDS encoding NAD(P)H-dependent flavin oxidoreductase, whose product is MALPAVLQNLTLPVIASPMFIVSYPELVLAQCKAGIVGSFPALNARPAELLDEWLTQIQSALADHKAQHPDAVIGPIAVNQIVHQSNERLEHDVRVCVEHKVPIFITSLRAPAREIVDAVHSYGGIVLHDVINLRHAQKALEAGVDGLILVAAGAGGHAGTTSPFALVGEVRRMFDGPIVLSGAIANGGSILAAQAMGADLAYMGTRFIATQEAHAVDEYKHAILNAKSSDIVYTNLFTGVHGNYIRESIERAGLDPDALPESDKSKMNFGNDKAKAWKDIWGAGQGVGLMDDLPSVGELVERLKREYDDAKARLGIAR